The DNA window TCCATTTCTAGCTCGCTGATTTTTCCATCTTTGTTCCTATCCATATCTCTGAATAGAGTTTTACTATATTGATCTATTTCTAACTCACTTATTTTTCCGTCTTTATTTTTATCCATGTCTTCAAACAACTCTTTATTATATAGATCTCTCTCTAATTCGCTAATTTCTCCATCTTGATTTTTATCCATATTTTTAAATAGAGCTCTATTGTACTCTTTAGATTTATCTATCATTCCATTGTTAGATTCGCTATCTCCGCTTAAACTAGGAGTTGATAGGAATGCAAATAAAAACCCAATAAAATAGGTAATTCTTATATTCTTAGTCATTTGTAACCCCCATTTCCTTTTTGCTGATATAGCCATCACGATCAGTGTCTAAGTGTCCAAAATTACGTTCTGTGCCTGCTTCAAACTCTTCAACGCTTACTCTTCCATCTCCATTCCTATCAAGTAATCTAAGCAAATTATGAACCGCCTTTTTGCGTTCTTCTTCTTCATATTTAGGGTGCTCGGGAGGTATATAATCTGGGCTCATAGGAAATGGTAGACCGCCAGTAGCAATAGCCCGATCCGGGGTACCTACTATTGTAGTTAGATAAATAGCAAATAGTAGAAAAATCCCTAAAACTCTAAAGAGAGCTTTACCCATAAGCCTGCCTCCCCTCTAGTACTTAATTCCAAGAAATTAGAGTTAGGTTTAAGATTTAAACTCTTAATGATTGCTATTTATGAATAGTACCCATCATTTCTTCTCTGCTAATATAGCCATCTCTATTAGTATCTAGGTGGCTAAAATTACGTTCAGTACCTTCCTCAAACTCCTCTATACTTACTCTTCCATCCCCGTTTCTATCTAGAGATCGCAGTAATTCATGAATCATTTTTCTACGTTTTTCTGCATCGTACTTAGGGCGGTCTGGATGGCTTGGGGGAATATATTCAGGGTCCATAGGAAATGGTAGCCCACCAGTAGCAAAAGCTGAAGGAGTAGTCAAAGATAGCAAAAAAACGGAGGAAGTAGCTAGGGGCAATAAAAAAAGCCCACCAAGGGTAAAATTACCTATCGTCCTAATAATCTTTTCCATGATCTTTTACTCCCTTATCTTATATATAACAGCCACTCACGCCCTGCAGTTAAGTGCTGCAGGGCACGGATAAATTGATTAGGCAAATAATGTATTAATGAAACTAATATACCATACTGTTGTTTACTATTAAAATTCTATCAGTATGGAAATCTAAAACTAGTTGGTAGGATTATGTTCTAATTGCAATAACCCTACATTATACGTTTCTTCTTGTTTTAAGACAGCTAAATAAAGCTCTTGATCACTAAGATAGCCATCTCCGTCAAGATCTATTGCATGAAACCGATCATCAGCAGCTAAATCTACTTCTAATTCACTGATTCTACCATCTTTATTTTTATCTAATTCTTGAAAGAATTGCTCATTAGCTTCTTTCTGCATATTTTTATAAGAATTAGTAGATACTTTATCTTGGGCAAAGCCAGGGATAGTTAGCATTAGTGCAAAAATTCCACTAAGAATAGCTGAGCAGCTTATAAATTTTGAATTCTTCATATTATGTATACTCTCCTTTTTAGTATGGAAGGACTTATAGATATCCTCCTACCCTAAGGATAGGATCTATTGTGAAAAATTCAAGATGATGAGAGATATTTTTATAAAAAACATCTATAATAGATAAACCAAGTTAGTAGCTCTAGCTAATTCTCAGCTAGCATACCGATAAATATTTGATCTGTACTCTCACTCTCGGGTGTAATTAATCTAGATTGGGCAACTTTAGTATAGTTAGCCTCTTGATTCAACTGGGCAATATAGAGTTCATCTTCACTAAGATAACCATCTCCATCTAGATCCATATTTTTAAATCTCTTACCTGCTGCTAGATCAATTTCAAGCTGGCTAATTTTTCCATCCTTATTTATATCTAGCTCCCTAAATAACTGTTCTTTATTTATATCTAGCTCTCTATAGAGTTTTTCTTCTTGAGTTTCTTCCCGTACCTTATATTTATAGCTAGAATCAGAACTGGGTCGATCACCAGCGAAGACAGAAAAAGATACACTAATAGCAAGGATTCCACTAAAAATTGTTAAGCAACAAGCATTTTTCAAATTTCTTTTTTTCATAACGTCTCTCCTTATTTTGTACTCACTTCTATCATAGGAATGAGTGTCTCTCTCATCAATTAAGATTAGACAGCATCTGCGAAAAATCAAGAAAATTTATTGAAAAGTAAAGAGAGAGTACTAAAAATATTTTTAGGGAAAGACTTAAAATGGAGGGAATAAATTAGCCTTACAAAAAGATGTAAGGCTAATTTTTAAAGTGTTAGTAAAGCAATCTACTAACCGTTATTAGTCTGAATGTTCATTGTGTTTTTTCTTCATTTCTTTAGCAGCCGCTGCCGCTTCGTCTTTAGTAACATATCCATCTTTATTAGTATCTACTTTATCAAATCGTGCAGCAGCCGCTGCTTGTGCTTCTCCTTTACTAATCTTACCATCCCCGTCTGTATCCATTTTACTAAACATTTTTTCCATATGTTTTTCATGTCTACCTTCCTTATCTGAAGAGCCGGCAAAAGCAGAAGCAGAAAATATCAGTGATAAAGCACCACCGAAAATGAATAAATTACGTAACATTTTAATAGAGGCGATCTTCATTAGAATACTCCTTTTAAAGTTTAAAAAATAAATAAGGAAAATAATATCTAGCGATACCTTCAACTAATTATTGTTGTCTGAATCTCTATGATGTTTTTCCCAATTGCCACGATTGCCCCCATGGTGTTCCTCTCCTTCATTCCCATAATTACCATGGTGCTTATTACCTTTGCTTTCATTTTTCATAGAAGAACCAAGCTCATCTTGAGTAATATATCCGTCACTATTGGAATCAACTTTATCAAATCGATCTTTTAATGATCCTTTGGCTTCATCTTTGCTGATTTTACCATCTCCATTCGAATCCATTTTGCTGAACCACTCTCCTTTGTTTCCTTCTTGAGATGAAGCAGCAAATATTGGAGTAGAAAATATTAAAAACAGTGCACCACCAACTATTAACAAATTACGCAAAAAAATAGTTTTCACTGAACACTCCTTCTAGTATTTATAGCATTTAAAAATGAAAATTAGTTAAGAAAACAGCTCTATCGCTTATATCTATTACGATGAAATGTATTCAAACTCTTGCTTTGACTAGTTGATATATCAAATTGTTCCACATCATCCCAAATTTTTGACTCCTCTTTAATAATTCTTGAATCTCAGACCAGCTAAATAGGGAATTTTTTAAAATATCATAGGTGTTAAATAGAACTTTTAAGTAATTATTATTTTTCCTATAATCAATCCATTTTTTTCCTAACCATCCGAGGGTAATTACTATCCATAGGATGGGGGTAATAGGTAAATGAAGAAAGATGGTATTTAGTGAATAGGGAGGAATAGTAGTGAATGAAAAAATAATTATCCATGCCAATATTTTTAAGATAAATAATCCAAATCGCCAAAGTTCTGCTAAAATTCTAAACGTAGAATTACCTGATTTTTTAGATTGATAACGGCTATGGGGCATAGTTTGGACTCGAATAGCATCAAGTGCATTTAAACAATCTCTATAAATCAAAATATCCATCATTAACCAATCTAACTCTTGACAATGGATTTGGGGAAACTTTAAATAGTCAGTAATTACAGTTTCTAACTCTGTCTCTTTAAAAGACAAGTTCTGCCAGTCATATTCCTTATTTTCTTTACTTCTATGATTCCAAATTATTTCAGGGATACTTTTATCATTCTTCCAATGGATAGAAGTAGATAAATTATCAATTATAGATTCTGCTTTTTTTAGAAGATAATCTTGGTTGGGATCTTTAGCTGTTTGAGTAGTGATTTGCTGAATAAGCGTATCTTTATTTGTCATTATTTGATTTTAGTCATTTAAAAATAAAAATTATATTTGTAAATACCGACAATTTTTACCATGATAAGCTACCCTAATATCAATCCAATAGCACTTTCTTTAGGACCAATTCAAGTTCATTGGTATGGTCTTATGTATCTGATTGGGTTTATTGCTGGTTGGTGGTTAGGACGAATCCGAGCTAACAAACCACAATCAGGATGGACTCAAGAGCAAGTAGATGATCTCCTTTTTTATGTAGTTTTAGGGATTATCTTAGGAGGACGTATTGGTTATATGTTCTTCTATAGTTTTGATTATTTAATTGAAAATCCGCTGAGCATTTTTAAAGTATGGCAGGGGGGTATGTCCTTTCACGGTGGATTACTTGGTGTACTTACGGCGATGGCTATTTATGCGTATAAAACAAAAAAGAGCTATTTCCAAGTTACAGATTTTATTGCACCTTTAATTCCTATTGGATTAGGAACGGGGCGAATTGGAAACTTTATCAATGGTGAATTATGGGGAAAAGTAACCGCTCTGCCTTGGGCCATAGTATTTCCTGATCCTAGAGCAGGGGATCTACCCCGTCATCCCTCCCAACTTTATGAAGCTGGATTAGAAGGTCTTGTTTTATTTTTAATTTTATGGCTTTTCTCTGGAAAAAAAAGACCTACTAAGGCAATTTCTGGCTTATTTTTAATCTGTTATGGGTTATTCCGATTTGCAGTAGAGTTCGTGCGGATACCCGATTCCCAGCTAGGTTATTTGGCATTTAATTGGCTTACTATGGGGCAGATTCTGAGTTTTCCTATGATTATCCTAGGTATTACTCTTTTCGGATGGTCTTATTTAAAGCGTACTTCCTAAATTTGCAAATTTTCAATATGCAGCAATACCTTAATTTGCTTAAAATAGTCTTAGAAACTGGTAAGCATCGGGGAGATAGGACGGGAATGGGTACTCAATCAATTTTTGGGTATCAAATGAGATTTGATCTGCAGCGGGGGTTTCCCTTAGTCACTACTAAAAAATTACATACCCGCTCTATCTTCGTAGAACTACTTTGGTTCTTAAAAGGAGACACCAATATTCAATACCTTCATGAACATAGCGTTACTATTTGGGATGAGTGGGCAGATACTCAGGGAGAATTAGGTCCCGTTTATGGTAAACAATGGCGTGCTTGGCCCCTAATGAATGGAGAAACTTTAGATCAGATATCAAGCACTATAGATCAACTTAAAAGTAATCCCTATAGCCGTCGTCATGTAGTGGTAGCCTATAATCCTGCGGATATAGATAAGATGGCGTTACCTCCATGCCATGCACTATTTCAATTTTATATAGCAGAGAATAAATTATCTTGCCAGCTTTATCAGAGAAGTGCTGATTTATTTTTGGGTGTACCCTTTAATATCGCCTCTTATGCACTTCTTACTCATTTAGTGGCTGAACAATGTAATTTAGAGGTAGGAGAATTTATCTGGACAGGAGGTGATATACATCTTTATCAAAACCATATTATCCAAACAAAAGAACAGCTTACCCGTACTCCTTACTTACTACCTAAACTTCATATTAAAAGAAAGCCTAGTTCTATATTCGAATACAGCTACGAAGATTTAGAAATTTTAGATTATAAAAGCCATCCAACGATTAAAGCAGCTATCTCTATATAAATTAAAATGGCAATTTCTCTTGTGGTAGCCATGGATAATAACCGTTTAATTGGCAACCAAAATAAATTACCTTGGAAACTACCTGCTGATTTGAAGTATTTTCGTAAATTAACTATAGAGAGATCAGTGCTTATGGGAAGAAAAACCTATGAGAGTATTGGACATCCCTTAGAGGGTAGAGAGAATATTATTCTTACCAGTGATTCTCGCTATATTGCAAAGAACTGCACTATAGTGAATAGCTTAAGCGAGGGATTACAATTCGCTCAAGAAAAAAAACTCATGGTAATTGGTGGTGCTTCTATATATGAGCAAATGCTTCTCTATGCTCAGAATATTTACTTAACTCATATTCATGGAGAATTTCATGGAGATAGCTGGTTTCCGTATATAGATTGGAGGCAGTGGAAGGAGTTTTGGAAAGAATCTCATAATTCTGATGATAAAAATCCTTATCGTTATGATTTCATTAAATTAGTGAGGCTAAATTAATCAAATCATCCCTTTCTCTGCAAACGAAAGGGAGCTTTCTCCATCACCTACAATGATATGATCTAATACCTTTATATCTATCAGTGCTAAAGCCTCTTTTAAGTGTTGCGTAATTCTTTTATCCGCTTGGCTTGGTTCTGCTATACCAGAGGGGTGATTATGGGCAAAAATTACTGCTGCTGCATTATGGTTTAATGCTTTTTTCACTACTTCACGAGGATAAACACTTGCACTATTAACGGTGCCTCGAAATAATTCTTCAAAGGCAAGTATCTGGTTTTGATTGTCTAAAAATAGACAAGCAAAAACTTCAAATGGATAAGATCGTAGATGTGCTACTAAATATCGTTTAGTGTTTTGAGGATCGGTCAAAATATCTTTTTCACTCAAGGTAGATGCTAAGTAGCGACGACTCATTTCTAAACATGCCTGTAGTTGGGTATATTTGGCTATGCCTAAACCAGGAACATCGCAAAACTCCTTTTGATTAGATTCTAACAGTGGGCGTAATCCATCAAAACGCTCTAAAAGATCTCTAGCTAAATCAACTGCAGTTTTTCCAAAAATACCAGTACGTAAAAAAATAGCCAGCAATTCCCCATCAGATAGAGCACCTGCTCCTCGCTGTAGAAGCTTTTCTCGTGGCCTTTCTTCTACTGGCCAGTCAGTTATCGCCATAAAATTTTAACCCTAAAATCCCTTTATATAGCTTTATTGCATAAATGTATGGTAAATATACTCTAATAACACTAGGCATTAAAAAAGAATTACTTATATATCTATTGATTTTGAATTTAAGTAAAATAATACTTCTATGGGAAATAAGCTTTATATAAAAACCTACGGCTGCCAAATGAATGAATATGATTCTACAAGAATGGCAGATATGCTTTATAAATCCCATGGATTAGAGCGTACTTCAAACCCTGATGAAGCTGAAGTGTGGTTACTTAATACTTGTTCTGTTAGAGAAAAAGCACAAGAGAAAGTATTTTCCCAGCTAGGGCAATGGCAGGCTCAAAAGAAAGCAGATCCTAAACTAATCATTGGAGTTGGCGGCTGTGTTGCTAGTCAAGAAGGAGAAGCAATTCGAGCACGTGCCCCTTATGTAGATCTTGTCTTTGGCCCTCAAACGATCCATCGCTTACCAGCTATGATTACTCAAGCTAGGGCAACTGGAAAACCAGTGATTGATATTTCTTTTCCAGAAATTGAAAAATTCGATAAATTACCTGAACCTAGAGCAGAAGGACCTACTGCATTTGTCTCTATTATGGAAGGCTGCAGTAAATACTGTTCTTTTTGTGTAGTCCCTTATACCCGTGGAGAGGAAATTAGCAGATCCTTCGACGATGTGCTTGCTGAAATTGTAAGTTTAGCAGATCAAGGGGTACGTGAAGTTACCCTTCTGGGGCAAAATGTAAATGCCTATAGAGGTCTAATGAGCGATAAAGATATTGCTGACTTAGCACTACTGATACATTATGCTGCAGCAATTGATGGCATAGATCGTATTCGCTTTACTACTTCTCACCCAGTAGAATTTTCAGATAGCCTTATTCAAGCTTTTGCTGAAGTA is part of the Candidatus Nitrosacidococcus sp. I8 genome and encodes:
- a CDS encoding EF-hand domain-containing protein; the encoded protein is MGKALFRVLGIFLLFAIYLTTIVGTPDRAIATGGLPFPMSPDYIPPEHPKYEEEERKKAVHNLLRLLDRNGDGRVSVEEFEAGTERNFGHLDTDRDGYISKKEMGVTND
- a CDS encoding EF-hand domain-containing protein; the protein is MEKIIRTIGNFTLGGLFLLPLATSSVFLLSLTTPSAFATGGLPFPMDPEYIPPSHPDRPKYDAEKRRKMIHELLRSLDRNGDGRVSIEEFEEGTERNFSHLDTNRDGYISREEMMGTIHK
- a CDS encoding EF-hand domain-containing protein, with protein sequence MKNSKFISCSAILSGIFALMLTIPGFAQDKVSTNSYKNMQKEANEQFFQELDKNKDGRISELEVDLAADDRFHAIDLDGDGYLSDQELYLAVLKQEETYNVGLLQLEHNPTN
- a CDS encoding EF-hand domain-containing protein; translated protein: MKKRNLKNACCLTIFSGILAISVSFSVFAGDRPSSDSSYKYKVREETQEEKLYRELDINKEQLFRELDINKDGKISQLEIDLAAGKRFKNMDLDGDGYLSEDELYIAQLNQEANYTKVAQSRLITPESESTDQIFIGMLAEN
- a CDS encoding EF-hand domain-containing protein, giving the protein MKIASIKMLRNLFIFGGALSLIFSASAFAGSSDKEGRHEKHMEKMFSKMDTDGDGKISKGEAQAAAAARFDKVDTNKDGYVTKDEAAAAAKEMKKKHNEHSD
- the lgt gene encoding prolipoprotein diacylglyceryl transferase, producing MISYPNINPIALSLGPIQVHWYGLMYLIGFIAGWWLGRIRANKPQSGWTQEQVDDLLFYVVLGIILGGRIGYMFFYSFDYLIENPLSIFKVWQGGMSFHGGLLGVLTAMAIYAYKTKKSYFQVTDFIAPLIPIGLGTGRIGNFINGELWGKVTALPWAIVFPDPRAGDLPRHPSQLYEAGLEGLVLFLILWLFSGKKRPTKAISGLFLICYGLFRFAVEFVRIPDSQLGYLAFNWLTMGQILSFPMIILGITLFGWSYLKRTS
- a CDS encoding thymidylate synthase encodes the protein MQQYLNLLKIVLETGKHRGDRTGMGTQSIFGYQMRFDLQRGFPLVTTKKLHTRSIFVELLWFLKGDTNIQYLHEHSVTIWDEWADTQGELGPVYGKQWRAWPLMNGETLDQISSTIDQLKSNPYSRRHVVVAYNPADIDKMALPPCHALFQFYIAENKLSCQLYQRSADLFLGVPFNIASYALLTHLVAEQCNLEVGEFIWTGGDIHLYQNHIIQTKEQLTRTPYLLPKLHIKRKPSSIFEYSYEDLEILDYKSHPTIKAAISI
- a CDS encoding dihydrofolate reductase, with the translated sequence MAISLVVAMDNNRLIGNQNKLPWKLPADLKYFRKLTIERSVLMGRKTYESIGHPLEGRENIILTSDSRYIAKNCTIVNSLSEGLQFAQEKKLMVIGGASIYEQMLLYAQNIYLTHIHGEFHGDSWFPYIDWRQWKEFWKESHNSDDKNPYRYDFIKLVRLN
- the radC gene encoding RadC family protein, whose translation is MAITDWPVEERPREKLLQRGAGALSDGELLAIFLRTGIFGKTAVDLARDLLERFDGLRPLLESNQKEFCDVPGLGIAKYTQLQACLEMSRRYLASTLSEKDILTDPQNTKRYLVAHLRSYPFEVFACLFLDNQNQILAFEELFRGTVNSASVYPREVVKKALNHNAAAVIFAHNHPSGIAEPSQADKRITQHLKEALALIDIKVLDHIIVGDGESSLSFAEKGMI
- the miaB gene encoding tRNA (N6-isopentenyl adenosine(37)-C2)-methylthiotransferase MiaB; translation: MGNKLYIKTYGCQMNEYDSTRMADMLYKSHGLERTSNPDEAEVWLLNTCSVREKAQEKVFSQLGQWQAQKKADPKLIIGVGGCVASQEGEAIRARAPYVDLVFGPQTIHRLPAMITQARATGKPVIDISFPEIEKFDKLPEPRAEGPTAFVSIMEGCSKYCSFCVVPYTRGEEISRSFDDVLAEIVSLADQGVREVTLLGQNVNAYRGLMSDKDIADLALLIHYAAAIDGIDRIRFTTSHPVEFSDSLIQAFAEVPELVSHLHLPVQSGSNKMLSLMKRGHTIEEYKAKLQKLRKVRPHISISSDFIVGLPGETENDFQATLDLAKEIGFDHSFSFIYSPRPGTPAASIPDSTPTEVKKERLSRLQELLLSSEQVISQNMIGTMQRVLVEKPSKKNSTFLSGRTENNRVVNFPANKELIGSFMNIQITEALSNSLRGRIYQ